One Senegalia massiliensis DNA window includes the following coding sequences:
- the smc gene encoding chromosome segregation protein SMC yields the protein MYLKKIELQGFKSFADKTTIDFEKGITGVVGPNGSGKSNISDAIKWVLGEQSAKSLRGSKMEDVIFSGTSKRKALGFSEVTLTLDNKNKEIPVDYSEVSITRRVYRSGESEYYINKTSSRLKDVKELFMDTGVGTDGYSIIGQGKIEEILSSKTEDRRNLIEEAVGIVKYKSRKKESEKKLDKTNDNLIRINDIIEELSTNIDSLKDQSDKANKYLQLKSKLKSLEVNLFVREINRLNDEVEHLKAQKELVLNQYSDNEENRKQIEIKFEKSKSLIEEIDNEIENIQNQKQTLQRNIEKEETDFKIKKEKISFLNKDIVRLDLELEENIELTDEKQDELLDLEKEKENINTDISSLKLKSDEINRLLNQNESYIKSSEENIEKKKTDIIDILNNITEKRGKINTIESFIKNIDKRIKGILEEKEELDRKKDSIITENDNIGSELNICTKKIKNLEIEKNKLLIDREKSKRYMDEYIKHINDLKLKIDSNKSRLKMLNNIKERYDGYYKGVKNILLACKKNSSFSKGLKGVVAELITTQKKYEKAIEIALGGSLQNVITESKEDAKKFIDYLKNNKLGRVTFLPLDSIKGRRINNDMKKILSQDGVYDLASKLISYDEEYTNIFEYLLGRVIVVENLKVGIYVSRVCNNSYKIVTLEGDVINPGGSMTGGDYKNNSSTSLIGRDREIEELKNNIKSNEKKYNEIIQKYSDLKKQIHKEEEKLENLNESINNLKIDINSKKNRQDNLKEQRDEIEYRIERFSKELNNLELEKENSINRIMETKKTIKELESKNSFTKQGVEIDLKDFNDKKEKVKKLNDDITKLKVELASFEQRQKEVSNTLKRLNLDIDSLKTKNETIKKEIKTKEHDIKDTEKLLDDIDKKRIELKEKLNKSNSILVESKNQKKLYLDNFYKEQETLKKMNENISSLQKSINKIDVKMTKCETSLENFNNKLWEEYELTYQMALEYKKEIQNVTEVQKEIKNYKIMIKKLGNINMDSIEQYKEISERYEFLNTQKEDLKEAKVNLEKVIRDMEDKMKEVFVEKFKVINRNFKSIFEKLFGGGKADIYLVNEDNILESDIEIIAQPPGKKLQNINLLSGGEKSLTAISLLFAILKLKPTPFCVLDEIEAALDDANVIRFSEYLREFSEKTQFIVITHRKGTMESVDSLYGVTMEEHGISRLLSVKLSELLEEKAS from the coding sequence ATGTATTTAAAAAAGATAGAATTACAAGGATTTAAATCATTTGCAGATAAAACTACAATTGATTTTGAAAAGGGAATAACAGGTGTTGTAGGACCTAATGGTAGCGGAAAAAGTAATATATCTGATGCTATAAAATGGGTTTTAGGAGAACAGAGTGCTAAGTCATTGCGAGGCAGTAAAATGGAAGATGTTATATTTTCTGGAACATCTAAAAGGAAAGCATTAGGTTTTAGTGAAGTAACTCTTACTTTGGATAATAAAAATAAAGAGATACCAGTTGATTATTCGGAAGTAAGTATTACAAGAAGAGTATATCGTTCAGGAGAAAGTGAATATTATATAAATAAAACATCAAGTAGATTAAAAGATGTTAAAGAATTATTTATGGATACAGGTGTAGGAACTGATGGTTATTCTATAATAGGACAAGGTAAGATAGAAGAGATATTATCAAGTAAAACTGAAGATAGAAGAAATTTAATTGAGGAAGCAGTTGGGATTGTAAAGTATAAGTCAAGAAAGAAAGAATCAGAAAAAAAGTTAGACAAAACCAATGATAACTTAATTAGAATAAATGATATTATAGAAGAACTTTCAACAAATATAGATTCTTTGAAAGATCAAAGTGATAAGGCTAATAAATATTTACAACTAAAATCAAAATTAAAGTCTTTAGAAGTTAATTTATTTGTTAGAGAAATTAATAGGCTTAATGATGAAGTAGAGCATCTTAAAGCTCAAAAAGAATTAGTATTAAATCAGTATTCTGATAATGAAGAAAATAGAAAGCAAATAGAAATAAAATTTGAAAAATCAAAAAGCCTAATTGAAGAAATAGATAATGAAATAGAAAATATTCAGAATCAGAAACAGACTCTTCAAAGAAATATAGAAAAAGAAGAAACTGATTTTAAGATAAAGAAAGAAAAAATTTCATTTTTAAATAAAGATATTGTAAGATTAGATTTAGAATTAGAAGAAAATATAGAATTAACAGATGAAAAACAAGATGAATTATTAGACTTAGAAAAAGAAAAAGAAAATATTAATACAGATATTTCTTCTCTAAAATTAAAATCTGATGAAATAAATAGATTATTAAATCAAAATGAATCCTATATAAAATCTTCTGAGGAAAATATTGAAAAGAAAAAAACTGATATTATAGATATTTTAAATAATATAACAGAAAAAAGAGGTAAAATTAACACAATAGAATCTTTTATTAAAAATATTGATAAAAGAATAAAAGGTATATTGGAAGAAAAAGAAGAGTTAGATAGAAAAAAGGATTCTATTATAACAGAAAATGATAATATTGGATCAGAGTTAAATATATGTACAAAAAAAATAAAGAATTTAGAAATTGAGAAAAACAAACTTTTAATAGATAGAGAAAAAAGCAAAAGATATATGGATGAATATATAAAACATATTAATGATTTAAAGTTGAAAATTGATTCTAATAAATCAAGACTTAAAATGCTTAATAATATAAAAGAAAGATATGATGGCTATTATAAAGGTGTAAAAAATATTTTATTAGCTTGCAAAAAAAACTCATCTTTTTCAAAGGGATTAAAAGGTGTAGTAGCAGAACTAATAACTACTCAAAAAAAATATGAAAAGGCAATTGAAATAGCATTAGGAGGTTCATTACAAAATGTTATTACAGAATCAAAAGAAGATGCTAAGAAATTTATTGATTATCTAAAAAATAATAAATTAGGAAGAGTAACATTCCTACCACTAGATTCTATAAAAGGAAGAAGAATTAATAATGATATGAAAAAAATATTGTCTCAAGATGGAGTATATGATTTAGCTTCCAAATTGATAAGTTATGATGAAGAATATACAAATATATTTGAATATTTATTGGGACGAGTTATAGTTGTAGAAAATTTAAAAGTAGGTATATATGTATCAAGAGTGTGTAATAATTCCTATAAAATAGTAACCTTAGAAGGAGATGTAATAAACCCTGGTGGATCAATGACTGGAGGAGATTACAAAAATAATAGTTCTACAAGTTTAATAGGAAGAGATAGAGAAATTGAAGAATTAAAAAATAATATAAAAAGTAATGAGAAAAAATATAATGAAATTATTCAGAAGTATTCTGATCTAAAGAAACAAATACACAAAGAAGAAGAAAAATTAGAGAATTTAAATGAAAGTATAAATAATCTAAAAATAGATATAAATAGCAAGAAAAATAGGCAAGACAATTTAAAAGAACAAAGGGATGAAATTGAATATAGAATAGAAAGATTTTCTAAAGAATTAAATAATTTAGAGTTGGAAAAAGAGAACTCTATAAATAGAATTATGGAAACTAAAAAAACAATAAAAGAATTAGAATCTAAAAATAGTTTTACTAAACAAGGTGTAGAAATTGATTTAAAGGATTTTAATGATAAAAAGGAAAAGGTTAAAAAGTTAAATGATGATATAACTAAACTTAAAGTTGAATTAGCATCATTTGAACAAAGACAAAAAGAAGTTTCTAATACTTTGAAAAGATTAAATTTAGATATTGACTCATTAAAAACTAAGAATGAAACTATAAAAAAAGAAATAAAAACTAAAGAACATGATATAAAAGATACCGAAAAGTTATTAGATGATATAGATAAAAAAAGGATAGAGCTTAAAGAAAAGCTTAATAAGTCAAATTCAATATTAGTAGAATCTAAAAATCAAAAAAAATTATATCTTGATAATTTTTATAAAGAACAAGAAACTCTAAAGAAAATGAATGAAAACATATCATCTTTACAAAAAAGTATTAATAAAATAGATGTAAAAATGACTAAGTGTGAAACTAGTTTAGAAAACTTTAATAATAAATTATGGGAAGAATATGAATTAACTTATCAAATGGCATTGGAATATAAGAAAGAAATACAAAATGTTACTGAGGTTCAAAAAGAGATAAAAAATTATAAGATAATGATAAAAAAATTAGGTAATATAAATATGGATTCTATAGAACAATATAAAGAAATATCTGAAAGATATGAGTTTTTAAATACTCAAAAAGAAGATTTAAAAGAAGCAAAAGTAAATCTTGAAAAAGTTATTAGAGATATGGAAGATAAAATGAAGGAAGTATTTGTAGAAAAATTTAAAGTGATAAATAGAAACTTTAAAAGTATATTTGAAAAGTTGTTTGGAGGAGGAAAAGCGGATATATATCTAGTTAACGAAGATAATATTTTAGAAAGTGATATTGAAATAATTGCTCAACCTCCAGGTAAAAAACTTCAAAATATAAATTTACTTTCTGGAGGAGAAAAATCTCTTACAGCTATTTCATTATTATTTGCAATTTTAAAGCTTAAACCTACTCCATTCTGTGTATTAGATGAAATAGAAGCAGCCTTAGATGATGCAAATGTAATAAGATTTTCAGAATATCTAAGAGAATTTTCTGAGAAGACTCAATTTATAGTTATTACTCATAGAAAAGGAACTATGGAATCTGTAGATTCATTATATGGTGTTACTATGGAGGAACATGGAATAAGTAGATTATTATCAGTGAAATTATCAGAGTTACTAGAAGAAAAAGCAAGTTAA
- a CDS encoding elongator complex protein 3 has protein sequence MKNHYIIPIFIPHRGCPHDCVFCNQRKITGLDTEITSQQIIDIIEEHLNTISDSVLKEIAFFGGSFTGLDLKVQRSFLNIAKNYKEEGKIDKIRLSTRPDYIDKEIIENLKDYDVDIIELGVQSLDKEVLKSSNRGHTVDDVYRAVDIIKTNKFELGLQMMVGLVGDTYNKSLHTVKKFIELKPDFVRIYPTLIIRQTYLESLYIKKIYKPFTLEDTIDYIKDYLMLFKYFDIPVIRIGLQPTKNISFEQDVVAGPLHPSIRQIIESKVYGEIIKLMLIEKTFNTKKLIIKLNSKSLSQFVGYKGENLKKLKKKYNIKIIETNNVDKIEINDGNEKYLLDEKCFIKKYLCKHNIICS, from the coding sequence ATGAAAAATCATTATATAATACCTATATTTATACCTCATAGAGGATGTCCTCATGATTGTGTTTTTTGTAATCAAAGAAAAATAACTGGATTAGATACTGAAATAACTTCTCAACAAATAATTGATATTATAGAAGAACATTTAAATACTATAAGTGATAGTGTACTAAAGGAAATTGCATTTTTTGGAGGAAGTTTTACAGGGTTAGATTTAAAAGTACAAAGATCTTTTTTAAATATTGCTAAAAATTATAAAGAAGAAGGAAAAATAGATAAAATAAGATTATCTACAAGACCTGATTATATTGATAAAGAAATTATAGAAAATTTAAAAGACTATGATGTTGATATAATAGAATTAGGTGTACAATCTTTAGATAAAGAAGTTCTTAAATCAAGCAATAGAGGACATACTGTCGATGATGTTTATAGAGCTGTAGATATTATAAAAACTAATAAATTTGAACTAGGGCTACAAATGATGGTAGGATTAGTAGGTGATACATATAATAAATCACTACACACTGTAAAAAAATTCATAGAACTAAAGCCAGACTTTGTAAGGATATACCCTACTTTAATAATAAGACAAACATATTTAGAATCTTTATATATAAAAAAAATATACAAACCATTTACGCTTGAAGATACTATAGATTATATAAAAGATTACTTGATGCTTTTTAAATATTTTGATATTCCAGTAATAAGGATAGGTCTTCAACCTACAAAAAATATATCCTTTGAACAAGATGTAGTTGCTGGTCCTTTACACCCATCAATAAGACAAATTATTGAATCAAAAGTATATGGAGAAATAATAAAACTAATGTTAATTGAAAAAACATTTAATACAAAAAAATTAATTATAAAATTAAATAGTAAAAGTCTTTCACAATTTGTAGGTTATAAAGGTGAAAACTTAAAGAAACTAAAAAAGAAATATAATATAAAAATAATAGAAACTAATAATGTAGATAAAATAGAAATTAATGATGGAAATGAAAAATATTTATTAGATGAAAAATGTTTCATAAAAAAATATTTATGTAAACATAATATAATTTGTTCATAA
- the rnc gene encoding ribonuclease III — MKDLSKLRKIKLKQFQERINYEFSDITLLNKALTHSSYANEFKSKKILYNERLEFLGDSVLGLVISDYIFNKYKNFPEGELTKIRALTVCEPSLAEISKKLNLGEFMLLGKGEEATGGRTRISILSDAFEAVIGAIYLDGGMKASKKFILNNLLETIINAVNGEMLLDYKTELQEIIQQDSNSNIKYNVVKEEGPDHNKKFYVEVSNNGKILGTGKGNSKKEAEQNAAKFALKKVNNK; from the coding sequence ATGAAGGATTTGTCAAAATTAAGAAAAATAAAATTAAAGCAATTTCAAGAAAGAATAAATTATGAGTTTAGTGACATTACATTATTAAATAAAGCATTAACTCACAGTTCATATGCAAATGAATTTAAAAGTAAAAAAATATTATATAATGAAAGATTAGAGTTCTTAGGTGACTCAGTATTAGGGTTAGTTATAAGTGATTACATTTTTAATAAATATAAAAATTTTCCTGAAGGTGAATTAACAAAAATAAGGGCATTAACAGTATGTGAACCTTCATTAGCCGAAATATCAAAAAAATTAAACTTAGGTGAATTTATGCTGTTAGGAAAAGGTGAAGAAGCTACTGGTGGAAGAACTAGAATAAGTATATTATCTGATGCTTTTGAAGCTGTAATAGGAGCAATATATTTAGATGGTGGTATGAAAGCGTCAAAAAAATTTATATTAAATAATTTACTTGAAACGATAATAAATGCTGTTAACGGAGAAATGCTTCTTGATTATAAAACTGAACTTCAGGAGATAATACAACAAGATTCAAATAGTAATATAAAATACAATGTGGTAAAAGAAGAAGGTCCAGATCATAATAAAAAATTTTATGTAGAAGTTTCAAATAATGGTAAGATTTTAGGAACAGGAAAAGGTAATAGCAAAAAAGAAGCTGAGCAAAATGCTGCTAAATTTGCTTTGAAGAAGGTTAATAATAAATGA
- the fabF gene encoding beta-ketoacyl-ACP synthase II yields the protein MNNRVVITGIGVISPIGIGKDTFWESLINGKSGVDYITKFDTEDYPTKIAAEVKDFDPVNYIDKKDAKRMDRYSQFAVAASKIAIQDSKINLDSIDKERFGVILGSGIGGIETFETQNEKLIKKGPKRISPFFIPMMIGNMAAGQVAIAFDAKGPNETIVTACASSTNALGDAFKKLERGDADILISGGTEASITPIALAGFSSMKALSTNNDNPKEASRPFDKNRDGFVMGEGAAILILETLEHAQNRGADIYAEVVGYGSTCDANHITTPLEDGSGARRAMEIAINDANIDKDEIDYINAHGTSTHYNDKFETLAIKNLFGDKAYDIKISSTKSMTGHLLGAAGGIEAIASSLAIKNNIIPPTMNLNEKDEECDLNYVPNKAINCDVKYALSNSLGFGGHNATILLKKYEK from the coding sequence ATGAATAATAGAGTAGTTATAACAGGAATTGGAGTTATTAGTCCTATTGGTATCGGCAAAGATACTTTCTGGGAATCATTAATTAATGGTAAAAGTGGTGTAGATTATATAACAAAATTTGATACTGAAGATTATCCTACTAAAATAGCTGCAGAAGTTAAAGACTTTGATCCTGTGAATTATATAGACAAAAAAGATGCAAAAAGAATGGATAGATACTCTCAATTTGCTGTTGCAGCATCTAAGATTGCAATTCAAGATTCTAAAATTAATTTAGATAGTATTGATAAGGAAAGATTTGGAGTTATTTTAGGTTCAGGAATAGGTGGAATAGAAACATTTGAAACTCAAAATGAAAAGTTAATTAAAAAAGGACCTAAAAGAATAAGTCCATTTTTTATACCTATGATGATTGGAAATATGGCTGCAGGACAAGTAGCAATTGCTTTTGATGCTAAAGGTCCTAATGAAACTATTGTAACAGCATGTGCTTCTTCTACTAACGCATTAGGAGATGCATTTAAAAAATTAGAACGAGGAGATGCTGATATTCTAATAAGTGGTGGAACTGAAGCATCTATTACTCCTATAGCTTTAGCAGGATTTTCATCAATGAAAGCATTGTCTACCAATAATGATAATCCTAAAGAAGCTAGTAGACCATTTGACAAAAATAGAGATGGTTTCGTTATGGGAGAAGGGGCAGCTATATTAATATTAGAAACTTTGGAACATGCACAAAATAGAGGTGCTGATATATATGCAGAAGTAGTGGGATATGGTTCTACATGTGATGCAAATCATATAACAACGCCTTTAGAAGATGGAAGTGGAGCAAGAAGAGCAATGGAGATTGCAATCAATGATGCGAATATTGATAAGGATGAAATTGATTATATTAATGCTCATGGAACTTCAACTCATTATAATGATAAGTTTGAAACTTTAGCAATTAAGAATTTATTTGGCGATAAAGCTTATGATATAAAAATAAGTTCAACTAAATCTATGACAGGACACTTGCTTGGTGCAGCAGGTGGAATAGAAGCAATAGCATCATCACTTGCAATAAAAAATAACATTATACCACCAACTATGAATTTGAATGAGAAAGATGAAGAATGTGATTTGAATTATGTTCCTAATAAAGCTATTAATTGTGATGTGAAATATGCTTTATCAAACTCACTTGGGTTTGGAGGACATAATGCTACAATTTTATTAAAAAAATATGAAAAATAG
- the acpP gene encoding acyl carrier protein, with protein MVLEKLKDIIAEQLDVEKDEIKMESSFQEDLDADSLDVVELIMAIEEEFDIEIPDEDAEKISKVKDAVDYINNNK; from the coding sequence ATGGTATTAGAAAAATTAAAAGATATTATTGCTGAACAATTAGATGTAGAAAAAGACGAAATAAAAATGGAGTCATCTTTCCAAGAGGATTTAGATGCCGATTCATTAGATGTTGTTGAGTTAATTATGGCTATTGAAGAAGAGTTTGATATAGAAATACCTGATGAAGATGCTGAAAAGATTTCAAAGGTAAAGGATGCAGTAGATTATATAAATAACAACAAATAA
- the fabG gene encoding 3-oxoacyl-[acyl-carrier-protein] reductase, with amino-acid sequence MKIDNKNVIITGGSRGIGKEIALTLARNGANVIINYSNNETKALEVVEEIEKMGRTAFAIKADISDVNEANNLIKQSCDKFDKIDILINNAGITRDNLLMRMSEKEWDDCLEINLKGTFNVTKSIIRKMIKQKYGSIINISSVVGIMGNAGQSNYAASKAGIIGFSKSIAKEVGKKNIRVNVIAPGFIKTDMTDKLNEKIKDEYLKGIALNSFGEATDVANAALFLASDLSKYITGQTIVVDGGLSI; translated from the coding sequence ATGAAAATTGATAATAAAAATGTTATAATAACAGGAGGTTCTCGTGGTATTGGTAAAGAGATAGCACTTACTTTGGCTAGAAATGGTGCTAATGTTATTATTAATTATTCTAATAATGAAACAAAAGCATTAGAAGTAGTAGAAGAAATAGAGAAAATGGGTAGAACTGCTTTTGCAATTAAAGCAGATATTTCAGATGTTAATGAGGCAAATAACTTAATTAAACAATCATGTGATAAATTTGATAAAATTGATATATTAATTAACAATGCTGGTATTACAAGAGATAATTTACTTATGAGGATGTCTGAAAAAGAGTGGGATGATTGTCTAGAAATTAATTTAAAAGGAACTTTTAATGTTACTAAGTCTATCATAAGAAAAATGATAAAACAGAAATATGGGAGTATAATAAATATTAGTTCAGTTGTTGGAATAATGGGGAATGCTGGACAATCAAATTATGCTGCTTCTAAAGCAGGTATAATAGGTTTTAGTAAATCAATTGCAAAAGAAGTAGGTAAAAAAAATATAAGGGTAAATGTTATAGCACCTGGATTTATAAAAACAGATATGACTGACAAACTAAACGAAAAAATAAAAGATGAATATCTAAAAGGTATAGCTTTAAATTCGTTTGGAGAAGCAACTGATGTTGCAAATGCTGCTTTATTTTTAGCAAGTGATTTATCAAAATATATTACTGGTCAAACTATCGTTGTAGATGGTGGATTATCAATATAA
- the fabD gene encoding ACP S-malonyltransferase has product MKTAFVFPGQGSQYVGMGKDFYDNFEVAKEVFDMANEELDFDIIELCFNGPMEELSLTEITQPAILTTSYAILKVLEQKGLKADVTAGLSLGEYNALLYARAIGFSDTVKLVQKRGKYMQETVPEGEGKMAALIGMSISDTEKLINDLKDEGIIEAANYNCPGQIVITGEKDTIEKAVKMAKKYGAKKAVLLPVSAPFHSSLLKPAGEKLEKDLEKVSVESPEVDVISNVTADYVEDNNIKDLLVKQVYKSVYWEQSIEKMLNDGVTNFIEIGPGKSLSAFIKKTAKMKKIKVNIKNISKMADLDNLV; this is encoded by the coding sequence ATGAAAACCGCATTTGTTTTTCCCGGTCAAGGCTCGCAGTATGTAGGGATGGGAAAAGATTTTTATGATAATTTTGAAGTAGCTAAAGAAGTATTTGATATGGCAAATGAAGAATTAGATTTCGATATTATTGAATTGTGTTTTAATGGACCAATGGAAGAACTATCACTTACTGAAATAACTCAACCAGCAATACTAACTACTTCTTATGCAATACTAAAAGTTTTAGAGCAAAAAGGATTAAAAGCAGATGTAACTGCGGGGCTTAGTTTAGGTGAATACAATGCACTTTTATATGCAAGAGCTATAGGTTTTTCAGATACAGTAAAATTAGTACAAAAAAGGGGAAAGTATATGCAAGAAACTGTACCTGAAGGTGAAGGAAAAATGGCAGCTTTAATTGGAATGAGTATTTCAGATACAGAGAAACTAATAAATGACTTAAAAGATGAAGGTATTATAGAAGCTGCTAATTATAATTGCCCTGGTCAAATAGTAATTACAGGAGAAAAGGATACAATAGAAAAGGCTGTAAAAATGGCAAAGAAATATGGAGCTAAGAAAGCAGTGTTATTACCTGTTAGTGCACCTTTTCATTCTTCACTATTAAAACCAGCAGGTGAAAAGTTAGAAAAAGATTTAGAAAAAGTATCAGTTGAATCACCTGAGGTAGATGTAATATCAAACGTAACTGCTGATTATGTTGAAGATAACAATATAAAAGATTTATTAGTTAAACAGGTGTATAAATCAGTTTATTGGGAACAATCAATAGAAAAAATGTTAAATGATGGTGTGACAAATTTTATTGAGATTGGACCTGGAAAATCACTTTCAGCATTTATCAAGAAAACAGCCAAAATGAAAAAAATAAAAGTTAATATAAAAAATATAAGTAAAATGGCTGATTTAGATAATTTAGTATAA
- the fabK gene encoding enoyl-[acyl-carrier-protein] reductase FabK, whose amino-acid sequence MFENRLVKLLGVKYPIIQGGMAWVATAELAAAVSNAGGLGIIGCGAAPVEVVKQEILKAKEMTDKPFGVNVMLLSPHADSIMEMLYDEKISVVTTGAGNPGKYIDKLKNVGTKVIPVVPSVALAKRMEKLGADAVIVEGTEAGGHIGELTTFAIVPQVVDNVDIPVIAAGGIADGRGFMAAISLGAEGVQIGTRFVCSNECIAHDQYKEKIVNSKDRDAIVTGRITGHPVRIIKNKLSRKIINLEKDIENKDEIDKLTVGSLKKAAIDGDVTSGSVMAGQSSGLIKDIKSCKEIIDDIITEVEDIKGKLYKF is encoded by the coding sequence ATGTTTGAAAATAGATTAGTTAAATTATTAGGAGTGAAATATCCAATTATACAAGGTGGGATGGCTTGGGTAGCTACTGCAGAACTTGCAGCTGCTGTTTCAAATGCTGGTGGTCTTGGGATAATTGGTTGTGGTGCTGCTCCAGTAGAAGTTGTAAAACAAGAAATACTTAAAGCTAAAGAAATGACAGATAAACCATTCGGGGTTAATGTTATGCTTTTATCCCCACATGCTGATAGTATTATGGAAATGTTATATGATGAGAAAATAAGTGTTGTTACTACTGGAGCAGGTAATCCAGGTAAATATATAGATAAATTAAAAAATGTAGGAACAAAAGTTATTCCAGTAGTTCCTTCTGTAGCACTTGCAAAAAGAATGGAAAAGTTAGGTGCGGATGCTGTAATCGTTGAAGGAACTGAAGCTGGAGGGCATATTGGTGAACTTACAACATTTGCCATAGTGCCTCAAGTTGTAGATAATGTAGATATACCTGTTATAGCAGCTGGAGGAATAGCAGATGGTAGAGGGTTTATGGCTGCTATCTCCTTGGGAGCAGAAGGTGTACAAATTGGAACTAGGTTTGTATGCTCTAATGAGTGTATTGCTCATGACCAATACAAAGAAAAAATTGTAAATTCTAAAGATAGAGATGCTATAGTTACTGGAAGAATTACAGGACATCCTGTAAGGATAATAAAAAATAAACTTTCAAGAAAAATAATTAATTTAGAAAAAGATATTGAAAATAAAGATGAAATTGATAAATTGACAGTAGGATCTCTTAAGAAAGCAGCTATTGATGGAGATGTGACTTCAGGTTCAGTGATGGCAGGACAAAGTAGTGGTCTTATTAAAGATATAAAGAGTTGTAAAGAGATTATAGATGATATAATAACTGAAGTTGAAGATATAAAGGGAAAATTATATAAATTTTAG
- a CDS encoding beta-ketoacyl-ACP synthase III, protein MEREFGIGIIGTGSYVPQNIVTNKDLEKIVDTSDEWITTRTGIRERRILEKDKSTSYMAKIAAERAIASSGLNSQDIDMVIVTTVTPDMAFPSTACIVQEQLGLKNAAAFDLEAACTGFIYGLTNAYAFVKSGLYKNILVISADNLSKIVDWEDRNTCVLFGDGAGAVVVSSVDLGKGILSMDIGADGSGGELLTQPAGGSLNPSTEETVKKKLHFIKMEGNSVFKFAVKTMAQSSKKVMDDISFSISDIDHLIPHQANMRIIESASKRLKIDKDKVCMNLDKYGNMSSASIPVALDEAVRSKKIKDGDNVILVGFGGGLTWGATLLKWTS, encoded by the coding sequence ATGGAAAGAGAATTTGGCATTGGAATTATTGGTACTGGAAGTTATGTTCCTCAGAATATAGTTACTAATAAAGACTTAGAAAAAATAGTGGATACTTCAGATGAATGGATAACTACTAGAACTGGTATAAGAGAAAGAAGAATTCTAGAAAAAGATAAATCAACATCTTATATGGCAAAAATAGCAGCAGAAAGAGCTATAGCTTCCTCTGGTCTAAATTCTCAAGATATAGATATGGTAATAGTAACTACTGTTACACCGGATATGGCTTTTCCATCTACAGCTTGTATAGTACAAGAACAATTAGGGCTTAAAAATGCGGCTGCATTTGATTTGGAAGCTGCATGTACTGGTTTTATTTATGGTTTAACAAATGCATATGCATTTGTTAAGTCAGGACTTTACAAGAATATATTGGTAATTAGTGCTGATAATTTAAGTAAAATTGTAGATTGGGAAGATAGAAATACTTGTGTATTATTTGGAGATGGTGCAGGTGCAGTAGTTGTTTCTAGTGTAGATTTAGGTAAAGGTATATTATCAATGGATATTGGTGCAGATGGTTCTGGAGGAGAACTTCTAACTCAACCTGCAGGAGGTTCACTTAATCCGTCTACTGAAGAAACTGTAAAGAAAAAATTACATTTTATAAAAATGGAAGGCAATTCTGTATTTAAATTTGCAGTGAAAACTATGGCACAATCTTCAAAAAAAGTAATGGATGATATAAGTTTTAGTATATCAGATATAGATCATTTAATACCTCATCAAGCTAATATGAGAATTATTGAATCAGCTTCAAAGAGGCTTAAAATTGATAAAGATAAGGTATGTATGAATTTAGATAAATATGGTAATATGTCATCTGCTTCTATACCAGTAGCATTAGATGAAGCTGTAAGAAGTAAAAAAATTAAAGATGGAGATAATGTAATATTAGTTGGTTTTGGTGGTGGATTAACATGGGGCGCTACACTTCTTAAATGGACGTCATAA